In Agromyces archimandritae, one genomic interval encodes:
- a CDS encoding ComEA family DNA-binding protein translates to MPLHDPPPAADEPLEAEPDVFERLAPSARRASPRVRLGIGAAIVLCLAALGVSAVVSATASGGGTQHLPGVDAVGSPPAETAPETDSPALLVHVTGAVRAPGIVELAPGSRVVDAVAAAGGLADDADAEAVNLAGPVADGEQLRVPVVGEAPAAGGAGAGGAGAGGADGVVDLNRADAAALETLPRIGPALAERIIAWREANGPFTSVDQLDEVSGIGEAVLAGLEGLVRV, encoded by the coding sequence ATGCCGCTTCACGATCCGCCGCCCGCAGCCGACGAGCCCCTTGAGGCAGAGCCCGACGTCTTCGAACGACTCGCGCCGTCGGCCCGGCGGGCGTCGCCGCGGGTGCGGCTCGGCATCGGCGCCGCGATCGTCCTGTGCCTGGCGGCCCTCGGCGTCTCGGCGGTCGTGTCGGCGACGGCGAGCGGCGGGGGTACGCAGCATCTGCCGGGTGTGGATGCCGTGGGCTCACCGCCTGCCGAGACCGCGCCCGAGACGGACTCACCCGCCCTGCTCGTGCACGTCACGGGCGCGGTGCGCGCGCCCGGCATCGTCGAGCTCGCACCGGGCTCGCGGGTCGTGGATGCCGTCGCCGCCGCCGGCGGGCTCGCCGACGACGCCGATGCGGAGGCGGTGAACCTCGCCGGCCCCGTCGCGGACGGCGAGCAGCTGCGGGTGCCGGTCGTCGGCGAGGCCCCGGCGGCCGGCGGTGCGGGTGCCGGAGGCGCGGGTGCCGGGGGCGCCGACGGCGTCGTCGACCTGAACCGGGCGGATGCCGCCGCACTCGAGACCCTGCCGCGCATCGGCCCCGCGCTCGCTGAACGCATCATCGCCTGGCGGGAGGCGAACGGCCCCTTCACGAGCGTCGACCAGCTCGACGAGGTCTCCGGGATCGGCGAGGCCGTGCTCGCCGGCCTCGAGGGCCTCGTGCGGGTGTGA
- the leuS gene encoding leucine--tRNA ligase — protein sequence MENPLANEHDPHTTADAVYDFAAIQAKWLPVWDELQPFRAGLPGDTRPRKYVLDMFPYPSGDLHMGHAEAFGFGDIVARYWRQQGFDVLHPIGWDSFGLPAENAAIKRGTDPREWTYANIAQQKASFRQYAPSFDWSRELHTSDPEYYKWNQWLFLELYKRGLAYRKAGQVNWCPNDQTVLANEQVVDGHCERCGALVTKKALTQWFFKVTDYADRLLDDLNQLEGHWPQRVLSMQRNWIGRSSGADVEFEIEGREERISVFTTRPDTLFGATFMVVAPDSDLAAELASGAGPDVRMRFQDYLDTVRGTTEMDRLNQERPKTGVFLERYAVNPVSGERLPIWASDYVLADYGHGAIMAVPAHDQRDLDFARAFDLPIRVVVDTNAPVTGVIPVIQLDEQGVPILPEEPPALDPASTGVALAGEGRMVNSGPLDGLSKVNAIKRMIELLESRGTGRAAKNFRLRDWLISRQRYWGTPIPIIHCPACGEVPVPQEQLPVRLPDAEGLDLRPKGKSPLAAAEEWSTVSCPQCGGEARRDSDTMDTFVDSSWYPLRFLNPNDDTRAFDPAEAEKWAPVDQYVGGVEHAILHLLYSRFITKVLFDLGYISFTEPFTSLLNQGQVLMDGSAMSKSKGNLVEFADQLREHGADALRVTMAFAGPPEDDVDWADVSQAGAAKFLARAWRISGEVTSSPDVEWKTGDPALRRVTHRLLADAPGLVEAYKFNVVIARLMELVNATRKTIDQGPGAADAAVRESAEVIAMILNLFAPYTAEDMWQRLGYEPTVALAQWRKADPALLVEESVTAVFQVDGKVRDRADVAPKIAPEELEALAKGSAAVVRSIDGREIANVVVRAPKLVNIVTRR from the coding sequence ATGGAGAACCCGTTGGCGAACGAGCACGACCCCCACACGACGGCCGACGCCGTCTACGACTTCGCGGCCATCCAGGCGAAGTGGCTTCCGGTGTGGGACGAGCTCCAGCCGTTCCGCGCCGGCCTGCCGGGCGACACCCGCCCCCGCAAGTACGTGCTCGACATGTTCCCCTACCCCTCCGGCGACCTGCACATGGGCCACGCGGAGGCGTTCGGCTTCGGCGATATCGTCGCCCGCTACTGGCGCCAGCAGGGCTTCGACGTGCTGCACCCCATCGGCTGGGACAGCTTCGGCCTGCCCGCCGAGAACGCGGCGATCAAGCGCGGCACCGACCCACGCGAGTGGACCTACGCGAACATCGCCCAGCAGAAGGCCTCGTTCCGGCAGTACGCGCCGTCGTTCGACTGGTCGCGCGAACTGCACACCAGCGACCCCGAGTACTACAAGTGGAACCAGTGGCTGTTCCTGGAGCTCTACAAGCGCGGCCTCGCATACCGCAAGGCCGGCCAGGTCAACTGGTGCCCGAACGACCAGACCGTGCTCGCCAACGAGCAGGTCGTCGACGGGCACTGCGAACGCTGCGGCGCCCTCGTCACGAAGAAGGCCCTCACGCAGTGGTTCTTCAAGGTCACCGACTACGCCGACCGCCTGCTCGACGACCTGAACCAGCTCGAGGGCCACTGGCCGCAGCGGGTGCTGTCGATGCAGCGCAACTGGATCGGCCGCTCCTCGGGCGCCGACGTCGAGTTCGAGATCGAGGGGCGCGAAGAGCGCATCTCGGTCTTCACGACGCGCCCCGACACGCTCTTCGGCGCGACGTTCATGGTCGTCGCCCCCGACTCCGACCTCGCCGCCGAACTCGCGTCCGGCGCCGGGCCGGATGTGCGGATGCGCTTCCAGGACTACCTGGACACGGTGCGCGGCACGACCGAGATGGATCGCCTGAACCAGGAGCGGCCGAAGACCGGCGTGTTCCTCGAGCGCTATGCGGTGAACCCGGTCAGCGGTGAACGGCTGCCGATCTGGGCGAGCGACTACGTGCTCGCCGACTACGGCCACGGCGCGATCATGGCCGTGCCCGCGCACGACCAGCGCGACCTCGACTTCGCCCGCGCCTTCGACCTGCCGATCCGCGTCGTCGTCGACACGAACGCGCCCGTCACCGGCGTCATCCCCGTCATCCAGCTCGACGAGCAGGGTGTGCCGATCCTGCCCGAGGAGCCGCCGGCCTTGGACCCCGCCTCGACGGGCGTCGCCCTCGCCGGCGAGGGCCGCATGGTCAACTCCGGCCCCCTCGACGGGCTCAGCAAGGTCAACGCGATCAAGCGGATGATCGAGCTGCTCGAGTCGCGCGGCACCGGCCGAGCCGCCAAGAACTTCCGTCTGCGCGACTGGCTCATCTCCCGGCAGCGCTACTGGGGCACCCCGATCCCGATCATCCACTGCCCGGCCTGCGGCGAGGTGCCCGTGCCCCAGGAGCAGCTGCCCGTGCGGCTGCCCGATGCCGAAGGCCTCGACCTGCGGCCGAAGGGCAAGAGCCCGCTCGCCGCCGCCGAGGAGTGGTCGACCGTCTCCTGCCCGCAGTGCGGCGGCGAGGCCCGGCGCGACTCCGACACGATGGACACCTTCGTCGACAGCTCGTGGTACCCGCTGCGCTTCCTGAACCCGAACGACGACACGCGTGCCTTCGACCCGGCCGAGGCCGAGAAGTGGGCGCCCGTCGACCAGTACGTCGGCGGCGTCGAGCACGCGATCCTGCACCTGCTGTACTCGCGGTTCATCACGAAGGTGCTCTTCGACCTCGGCTACATCAGCTTCACCGAGCCCTTCACGAGCCTCCTGAACCAGGGGCAGGTGCTCATGGACGGTTCGGCGATGAGCAAGAGCAAGGGCAACCTCGTCGAGTTCGCCGACCAGCTGCGCGAGCACGGCGCGGATGCGCTGCGGGTCACGATGGCCTTCGCCGGCCCGCCCGAGGACGATGTGGACTGGGCGGATGTCTCGCAGGCCGGTGCGGCGAAGTTCCTCGCCCGCGCGTGGCGCATCTCGGGCGAGGTGACCTCGAGCCCGGACGTCGAGTGGAAGACGGGCGATCCCGCCCTCCGGCGCGTCACGCATCGCCTGCTCGCCGACGCGCCCGGTCTCGTCGAGGCGTACAAGTTCAACGTCGTCATCGCGCGCCTCATGGAGCTCGTGAACGCCACCCGCAAGACCATCGACCAGGGCCCGGGGGCGGCGGATGCGGCCGTCCGCGAGTCCGCCGAGGTCATCGCGATGATCCTGAACCTGTTCGCGCCGTACACGGCGGAGGACATGTGGCAGCGCCTCGGCTACGAACCGACCGTGGCCCTCGCGCAGTGGCGCAAGGCCGACCCGGCGCTCCTCGTCGAGGAGTCGGTGACGGCCGTCTTCCAGGTCGACGGCAAGGTGCGCGACCGCGCCGACGTCGCCCCGAAGATCGCACCCGAGGAGCTCGAGGCCCTCGCGAAGGGTTCGGCGGCCGTCGTCCGCTCGATCGACGGGCGCGAGATCGCGAACGTCGTCGTGCGCGCGCCGAAGCTCGTGAACATCGTCACGCGGCGCTGA
- a CDS encoding anthranilate synthase component I family protein, whose protein sequence is MTSTGRLAAPAPLDPETVFLRCFGDAPYAVWLDGGWGGAGRDTLGGRSIMAAADAGSILLTADAAAGTITRSRPLDPARRPETSPGSIFDVPEFGAAGGVEASPLGWIGWFGYEAGARHMGVPFRPSGVPDAAFLRVDRALVFDHATGAVEAHWRDEPGEEGREAGEAWARRTLAEAMRAASAPAPEAARPASARIHDDEAGYAEMIDACLARIAAGDAYQLCLTTRIEVPGAFDPVAVHRRLRRTSPSHHGGLLRFGGTALVSASPERFLAVDGGRRIRTTPMKGTRPRSADPGEDARLAAELLASEKERAENIMIVDLMRNDLGRIAALGTVHVPELHLVESYPQVHQLVSTVAARLGNGIGLGEAIAACFPAGSMTGAPKRSAMTILHGLESSPRGPYAGAFGVLGFDGTADLAMGIRSIVLTPAGATIGTGGGITALSVAAEEIEETRVKARALLAALGAAPA, encoded by the coding sequence GTGACGTCGACCGGCCGGCTCGCGGCCCCCGCGCCCCTCGACCCCGAGACCGTGTTCCTCCGCTGCTTCGGCGACGCCCCGTATGCGGTGTGGCTCGACGGCGGCTGGGGCGGGGCGGGGCGCGACACGCTGGGCGGGCGCAGCATCATGGCCGCGGCGGATGCCGGGAGCATCCTCCTCACCGCCGATGCCGCCGCGGGCACGATCACGAGGTCCCGGCCCCTCGACCCCGCCCGCCGCCCCGAGACGAGCCCGGGGTCGATCTTCGACGTGCCGGAGTTCGGTGCGGCAGGCGGCGTCGAGGCGTCGCCGCTCGGGTGGATCGGCTGGTTCGGCTACGAGGCCGGCGCCCGGCACATGGGGGTGCCGTTCCGCCCGTCCGGCGTGCCCGATGCCGCCTTCCTCAGGGTGGATCGCGCGCTCGTCTTCGACCACGCCACCGGGGCGGTTGAGGCGCACTGGCGCGACGAGCCGGGCGAGGAAGGCCGGGAGGCGGGGGAGGCGTGGGCACGGCGCACCCTCGCGGAGGCGATGCGTGCGGCATCCGCACCCGCACCCGAAGCCGCCCGGCCCGCGAGCGCGCGCATCCACGACGACGAGGCGGGCTACGCGGAGATGATCGACGCATGCCTGGCCCGCATCGCCGCCGGCGACGCGTACCAGCTCTGCCTCACGACCCGCATCGAGGTGCCCGGCGCGTTCGACCCGGTCGCCGTGCACCGGCGCCTGCGGCGCACGAGCCCGAGCCACCACGGCGGTCTGCTGCGCTTCGGCGGCACGGCGCTCGTCAGCGCCTCGCCCGAACGCTTCCTCGCGGTCGACGGCGGCCGGCGCATCCGCACGACGCCGATGAAGGGCACCCGGCCCCGCTCCGCCGACCCCGGCGAGGACGCACGGCTGGCCGCCGAACTCCTCGCGAGCGAGAAGGAGCGGGCCGAGAACATCATGATCGTCGACCTCATGCGCAACGACCTCGGCCGCATCGCGGCCCTCGGCACGGTGCACGTGCCCGAACTGCACCTCGTCGAGTCGTACCCGCAGGTCCACCAGCTCGTCTCCACCGTCGCCGCCCGCCTCGGCAACGGCATCGGCCTGGGCGAGGCGATCGCGGCCTGCTTCCCGGCCGGGTCGATGACGGGCGCGCCGAAGCGTTCGGCGATGACGATCCTGCACGGCCTCGAATCCTCCCCGCGCGGGCCGTACGCCGGCGCGTTCGGCGTGCTCGGCTTCGACGGCACGGCCGATCTCGCGATGGGCATCCGCTCCATCGTGCTCACCCCGGCGGGCGCGACGATCGGCACCGGCGGCGGCATCACCGCCCTCTCGGTCGCCGCGGAGGAGATCGAGGAGACCCGGGTGAAGGCCAGGGCGCTGCTGGCGGCGCTCGGCGCCGCGCCGGCGTGA
- the cydC gene encoding thiol reductant ABC exporter subunit CydC, whose protein sequence is MPERSASMRAAVPGIRRLLPSVLFGILSAGSTVALLAASAWLITRAAEQPPIMYLNIAVVGVRAFALGRGVFRYLERLSGHDASFRQLAGIRTGVFRRMLPLAPDGLAASRRGDLLARFTRDVDELQNVPLKAVQPVVSAVVVVAAAVAGIALIAPAAAGGLAVVLVAGIALALVAQAWIGARADRRIGPLRGRLQAAVLDHVQALDVLIAFDAADADRGRIAGIDRELARAARRRAVAGGLVQAASTALGGLGAAAAIALAAPLVVDGRIDGPAFAVVCLVPLAIAEVAGAIPAAASAWRTARASARRVDRAVPAEPPAGVPAEPAEPIAAPPAAPAPALELEGVSASWPELGDGAGAPAASIAGFDLAIAPGERVLVRGASGAGKTTLAHVLVRFLDYDGSYRIGGAQAKRLAIGDVHRLVGIVEQRPWLFDESIRQNLLFAREGAGDAELLDVLGRVGLAGWVAERGGLDAPVGERGSLVSGGQAQRIALARAMLAGFPVLVLDEPTANVDRARADALVDELLTAAEAPGRTLVLIAHAEVDESRFDRVVRIEGGRLLA, encoded by the coding sequence ATGCCTGAGCGGAGCGCGTCGATGCGCGCGGCCGTCCCCGGCATCCGGCGCCTGCTGCCGTCGGTGCTCTTCGGCATCCTCTCCGCCGGCAGCACCGTCGCCCTCCTCGCCGCGAGCGCGTGGCTCATCACCCGGGCGGCCGAGCAGCCGCCGATCATGTACCTGAACATCGCCGTCGTCGGGGTGCGGGCGTTCGCGCTCGGCCGCGGCGTGTTCCGCTACCTCGAACGGCTGAGCGGGCACGACGCCTCGTTCCGGCAGCTCGCCGGCATCCGCACCGGGGTGTTCCGGCGGATGCTGCCGCTCGCGCCCGACGGGCTGGCCGCGAGCCGCCGCGGGGATCTGCTCGCGCGGTTCACGCGCGACGTCGACGAACTGCAGAACGTGCCGCTGAAGGCCGTGCAGCCCGTGGTGAGCGCCGTCGTGGTGGTCGCGGCCGCCGTCGCCGGCATCGCCCTCATCGCCCCGGCCGCCGCCGGAGGCCTGGCCGTCGTGCTCGTCGCGGGCATCGCCCTCGCCCTCGTCGCCCAGGCGTGGATCGGCGCCCGCGCCGATCGTCGCATCGGCCCGCTGCGGGGCCGGCTGCAGGCGGCGGTGCTCGACCATGTGCAGGCCCTCGACGTGCTCATCGCCTTCGATGCGGCCGACGCCGACCGTGGCCGGATCGCCGGCATCGACCGCGAGCTCGCGCGGGCCGCCCGCCGTCGCGCCGTCGCCGGCGGGCTCGTGCAGGCCGCGTCCACCGCCCTCGGAGGGCTCGGCGCGGCGGCGGCGATCGCCCTGGCCGCACCGCTCGTCGTCGACGGCCGTATCGACGGGCCGGCGTTCGCCGTCGTCTGCCTGGTGCCGCTCGCGATCGCCGAGGTCGCCGGGGCGATCCCGGCGGCCGCATCGGCCTGGCGCACGGCGCGCGCGAGCGCCCGTCGTGTCGACCGGGCGGTGCCGGCCGAGCCGCCCGCGGGCGTTCCCGCCGAGCCGGCCGAACCCATCGCCGCCCCGCCGGCCGCACCTGCGCCGGCCCTCGAACTCGAGGGGGTGTCGGCGTCCTGGCCGGAGCTCGGCGACGGGGCGGGCGCGCCGGCGGCATCCATCGCCGGGTTCGACCTCGCCATCGCACCCGGCGAACGCGTGCTCGTGCGCGGGGCCTCGGGCGCGGGCAAGACGACGCTCGCGCATGTGCTCGTCCGCTTCCTCGACTACGACGGCTCGTACCGCATCGGCGGGGCCCAGGCGAAGCGCCTCGCGATCGGCGACGTGCACCGCCTCGTCGGCATCGTCGAGCAGCGCCCGTGGCTCTTCGACGAATCGATCCGCCAGAACCTGCTGTTCGCGCGCGAGGGCGCCGGCGACGCCGAACTGCTCGACGTGCTGGGCCGTGTGGGCCTGGCCGGCTGGGTCGCCGAACGCGGCGGGCTGGATGCGCCGGTCGGCGAGCGCGGATCCCTCGTCTCGGGCGGGCAGGCGCAGCGCATCGCGCTGGCCCGGGCGATGCTCGCCGGCTTCCCCGTGCTCGTCCTCGACGAACCGACCGCGAACGTCGACCGGGCCCGCGCCGACGCCCTCGTGGACGAGCTGCTGACCGCCGCGGAGGCGCCCGGCCGCACCCTCGTGCTGATCGCCCATGCCGAGGTCGACGAGTCCCGCTTCGACCGCGTGGTGCGGATCGAGGGCGGGCGCCTCCTCGCGTGA